In Fusarium falciforme chromosome 10, complete sequence, a single genomic region encodes these proteins:
- a CDS encoding NmrA domain-containing protein, producing the protein MSTVVAVAGGSGNLGRTIVEAILADGKFTPIILARKASCALALPSVENPAKAKLIGAPILAIDYTNVESLTKSLEEGNIAVVISVLNTMASIEPELNLIAASDASKPTKRFIPSIWGVKFPPEIIELFPSAKGKLDVIDALASTSLEYTVWIPGYFSDWYIAPHLKTYMSTFTIVVDVANNTAAIPGSADVPVALTYTFDMAKLVAASLTLPKWELETYCIGDKVTWNELIAIAEEVKGTKFKVTYDSVEKLRTLSVTELPDHPQTYSFFPKEMLQAFLATFGVMFDNGTFNLTPAHDIQQDFPDIKLHSVKELLTEA; encoded by the exons ATGTCCACCGTCGTCGCAGTCGCTGGTGGCAGCGGCAACCTGGGCCGCACCatcgtcgaggccatcctcgCCGACGGCAAATTCACCCCCATCATCTTGGCTCGCAAGGCAAGCTGCGCCCTAGCCCTTCCCTCAGTT GAGAACCCCGCGAAAGCCAAACTGATCGGCGCCCCCATCTTGGCCATCGACTACACGAATGTCGAGTCCCTGACGAAGTCGCTCGAGGAGGGGAATATCGCAGTGGTCATCTCCGTGCTCAACACAATGGCCAGCATCGAGCCGGAGCTCAACCTTATCGCCGCGTCGGATGCCTCCAAACCCACTAAGCGATTCATCCCTAGCATCTGGGGCGTCAAGTTTCCGCCAGA GATCATAGAGCTTTTCCCCTcggccaagggcaagctcgACGTGATTGACGCCCTGGCATCTACCTCGCTTGAATACACCGTATGGATCCCAGGCTACTTCTCGGACTGGTACATCGCCCCCCACCTTAAGACCTATATGAGCACCTTCACCATCGTCGTAGACGTGGCCAACAACACCGCCGCCATTCCGGGCAGCGCTGATGTGCCCGTCGCGCTCACTTATACCTTTGACATGGCCAAGCTCGTCGCCGCATCTCTCACCCTCCCCAAGTGGGAGCTAGAGACCTACTGTATTGGCGATAAGGTTACCTGGAACGAGCTTATCGCTATCGCCGAGGAGGTAAAGGGTACCAAGTTCAAGGTTACCTATGACTCGGTCGAGAAACTGAGGACTCTCTCCGTTACAGAGCTGCCCGACCACCCGCAGACCTACAGCTTTTTCCCCAAGGAGATGCTCCAGGCCTTCCTGGCCACCTTCGGCGTCATGTTTGATAATGGTACCTTCAATCTCACACCGGCCCACGACATCCAGCAGGACTTCCCCGACATCAAGCTCCACAGCGTGAAAGAGCTACTGACTGAGGCTTGA